The Aeromicrobium yanjiei genome includes a region encoding these proteins:
- a CDS encoding NADH-quinone oxidoreductase subunit C codes for MTDPKGDRDARDAGTETQDGSHETRDELVRAGTTQLEVVEIREGAFGAHGTGDTSGFGGLTRPVVMPGASQKPYGGWFDEVAERLEAGTGLGDAIEKVVVDRGEITFHIRRQLLLETVTHLRNDPVLRFEFCSSVSGVHFPHETGREMHVAYHLLSMTHNRRIRLEVTAPEEDPHVPSVVSIYPTADWQERETWDMFGIIFDGHPALTRILMPDDWPGHPQRKDYPLGGIPVEYKGGTVPPPDQRRSYS; via the coding sequence ATGACCGATCCGAAGGGCGACCGGGACGCACGTGACGCGGGCACCGAGACCCAGGACGGCTCGCACGAGACACGAGACGAGCTGGTCCGGGCCGGCACGACGCAGCTCGAGGTCGTGGAGATCCGCGAGGGCGCATTCGGTGCACACGGCACGGGCGACACCAGCGGCTTCGGCGGGCTGACCCGTCCGGTCGTGATGCCCGGCGCCAGCCAGAAGCCGTACGGCGGCTGGTTCGACGAGGTCGCCGAGCGTCTCGAGGCCGGCACCGGACTCGGCGACGCGATCGAGAAGGTCGTGGTCGACCGCGGGGAGATCACCTTCCACATCCGCCGCCAGCTGCTGCTGGAGACGGTGACCCACCTGCGCAACGATCCCGTGCTGCGGTTCGAGTTCTGCTCCAGCGTCAGCGGGGTGCACTTCCCGCACGAGACCGGGCGCGAGATGCACGTGGCGTACCACCTGCTCTCGATGACCCACAACCGCCGGATCCGGCTCGAGGTCACCGCGCCCGAAGAGGATCCGCACGTGCCCAGCGTGGTCAGCATCTACCCGACCGCGGACTGGCAGGAGCGGGAGACCTGGGACATGTTCGGGATCATCTTCGACGGCCACCCCGCGCTGACCCGCATCCTCATGCCCGACGACTGGCCGGGCCACCCGCAGCGCAAGGACTACCCCTTGGGCGGCATCCCGGTCGAGTACAAGGGCGGGACCGTGCCGCCGCCGGACCAGCGCAGGAGCTACTCATGA
- a CDS encoding NuoB/complex I 20 kDa subunit family protein: protein MGLEEKLPSGVLLSTVEGLAGYMRKASFWPATFGLACCAIEMMTFGAPRFDSARFGMEVFRPSPRQADLMIVAGRVSNKMAPVLRQIYDQMAGPKYVLAMGVCASSGGMFNNYAIVQGVDHVVPVDMYLPGCPPRPEMLIDAILKLHDQIQHQKLGANRLAEIKQEERTALLATPTSAMKGLMR from the coding sequence ATGGGACTAGAAGAGAAGCTGCCGTCGGGGGTCCTGCTCTCGACCGTCGAGGGACTGGCCGGCTACATGCGCAAGGCCTCGTTCTGGCCGGCGACGTTCGGTCTCGCGTGCTGCGCGATCGAGATGATGACCTTCGGCGCGCCGCGGTTCGACTCCGCGCGCTTCGGCATGGAGGTCTTCCGCCCCTCGCCGCGCCAGGCCGACCTGATGATCGTGGCGGGCCGGGTCAGCAACAAGATGGCCCCGGTCCTGCGCCAGATCTACGACCAGATGGCCGGTCCCAAGTACGTCCTCGCGATGGGCGTGTGCGCGAGCTCGGGCGGCATGTTCAACAACTACGCGATCGTCCAGGGCGTCGACCACGTCGTCCCGGTCGACATGTACCTCCCGGGGTGCCCGCCGCGTCCGGAGATGCTGATCGACGCGATCCTCAAGCTGCACGACCAGATCCAGCACCAGAAGCTCGGTGCCAACCGGCTGGCCGAGATCAAGCAGGAGGAGCGCACCGCGCTGCTCGCGACGCCCACCTCCGCGATGAAGGGCCTCATGCGATGA
- a CDS encoding NADH-quinone oxidoreductase subunit A gives MTAYTPILVLGGLAALFAIGSIAIAPLTGPKRYNRAKLDRYESGIEPSPLPEGGGKVSIRYFIIAMLFIVFDIEIIFLYPFAVAFDALGWFGLIEMFLFMATVFIAYAYVWRRGGLEWD, from the coding sequence GTGACGGCTTACACGCCGATCCTCGTGCTGGGTGGGCTCGCCGCCCTCTTCGCGATCGGCAGCATCGCGATCGCGCCGCTGACCGGCCCCAAGCGCTACAACCGCGCCAAGCTGGACCGCTACGAGTCGGGCATCGAGCCCAGTCCGCTGCCCGAGGGCGGCGGCAAGGTGTCGATCCGCTACTTCATCATCGCGATGCTGTTCATCGTCTTCGACATCGAGATCATCTTCCTCTACCCGTTCGCGGTCGCCTTCGACGCGCTCGGCTGGTTCGGCCTGATCGAGATGTTCTTGTTCATGGCGACGGTGTTCATCGCCTACGCCTACGTCTGGCGCCGTGGAGGACTCGAATGGGACTAG
- a CDS encoding demethylmenaquinone methyltransferase, with translation MSRAGLDKEPHDVAKMFDKVAKKYDLTNDVLSMGQDRRWRKRVVDLLAPQPGEVILDLAAGTGTSSQPFADAGATVVPCDFSFGMLEVGKQARPHLPFTAGDGMLLPFGDETFDAVTISFGLRNIVDPIEGLRELRRVTRPGGRIVICEFSTPTWGPFDAVYTNYLMRALPPVARAVSSNPESYVYLAESIRAWPDQKGLALRMVEAGWGRVEWHNLSGGIVALHRSTKP, from the coding sequence GTGAGCCGAGCCGGTCTGGACAAGGAGCCCCACGACGTCGCGAAGATGTTCGACAAGGTGGCCAAGAAGTACGACCTGACCAACGACGTGCTGTCGATGGGGCAGGACCGCCGTTGGCGCAAGCGCGTCGTCGACCTGCTGGCACCGCAGCCCGGCGAGGTGATCCTGGACCTCGCGGCCGGCACCGGCACCTCGAGCCAGCCGTTCGCGGACGCGGGCGCGACCGTCGTGCCGTGCGACTTCTCCTTCGGGATGCTCGAGGTCGGCAAGCAGGCCCGCCCGCACCTGCCGTTCACCGCCGGCGACGGCATGCTGCTGCCGTTCGGCGACGAGACCTTCGACGCCGTCACGATCTCGTTCGGCCTGCGCAACATCGTCGACCCGATCGAGGGCCTGCGGGAGCTGCGGCGCGTGACCCGGCCCGGCGGCCGCATCGTGATCTGCGAGTTCAGCACCCCCACCTGGGGTCCCTTCGACGCGGTCTACACCAACTACCTCATGCGGGCCCTGCCCCCCGTGGCGCGGGCGGTCTCGTCGAACCCCGAGTCGTACGTCTACCTCGCGGAGTCCATCCGCGCGTGGCCGGACCAGAAGGGCCTCGCCCTGCGCATGGTCGAGGCCGGCTGGGGCCGGGTCGAGTGGCACAACCTCTCCGGCGGGATCGTCGCGCTGCACCGCTCCACCAAGCCCTGA
- a CDS encoding isochorismate synthase, which produces MSNPVLADVIGPLLVRSAPIADPGELLALLPEDDAFAWVHAGDGLVGWGRAAELRTSGADRFTHAATWWSELASHAVVRDDVDVPGSGLVAFGSFTFTDDAEGSVLVVPEVVVGRRDGVTWVTVIDTSISAVPPIAPTSAPRDPVGTAFADGPVDSLTWQGLVAEAVRRIVAGDLDKVVLARDLIATVDEPLDVRSPLTRLAAEYPSCWTFHVDGFFGSTPEMLVRLERGLVTSRVLAGTIRRTGDDAHDLALAGSLARSSKDLEEHEYAVRSVADALAPHCTSMNVPETPFVLHLPNVMHLATDVTGVMRNGASALTLAASLHPSAAVGGTPTDAAVRLIEQIELLDRGRYAGPVGWIDARGDGEWGIGLRAAQVEDDGRTVRLFAGCGIVADSVPADELAESNAKLIPVRDALTPRDD; this is translated from the coding sequence GTGAGCAACCCCGTCCTGGCCGACGTCATCGGACCCCTCCTGGTCCGATCGGCACCGATCGCCGACCCCGGAGAGCTGCTCGCGCTCCTGCCCGAGGACGATGCGTTCGCGTGGGTCCACGCAGGTGACGGGCTCGTGGGCTGGGGTCGCGCCGCCGAGCTGCGCACCTCCGGCGCCGACCGGTTCACCCATGCGGCGACGTGGTGGAGCGAGCTGGCCTCCCACGCGGTCGTGCGCGACGACGTCGACGTCCCGGGCTCGGGCCTGGTCGCCTTCGGCTCGTTCACGTTCACCGACGACGCCGAGGGCAGCGTGCTCGTCGTGCCCGAGGTCGTCGTGGGTCGGCGCGACGGCGTCACCTGGGTCACCGTGATCGACACCTCGATCAGCGCGGTGCCGCCGATCGCCCCGACGAGCGCCCCGCGCGACCCGGTCGGCACGGCGTTCGCGGACGGGCCGGTCGACAGCCTGACGTGGCAGGGTCTCGTGGCCGAGGCCGTGCGCCGCATCGTCGCGGGCGACCTGGACAAGGTCGTCCTCGCCCGCGACCTGATCGCGACGGTCGACGAGCCGCTCGACGTCCGCTCGCCACTGACCCGGCTCGCCGCCGAGTACCCGAGCTGCTGGACGTTCCACGTCGACGGCTTCTTCGGCTCGACACCGGAGATGCTGGTCCGGCTCGAGCGCGGGCTGGTGACCTCGCGGGTGTTGGCCGGCACGATTCGCCGCACCGGGGACGATGCGCACGACCTGGCCCTCGCGGGATCGCTCGCGCGATCGAGCAAGGATCTCGAGGAGCACGAGTACGCGGTGCGATCGGTCGCCGACGCGCTCGCCCCGCACTGCACGAGCATGAACGTGCCGGAGACGCCCTTCGTGCTGCACCTGCCCAACGTCATGCACCTGGCCACCGACGTCACCGGCGTGATGCGGAACGGCGCGAGCGCGCTGACCCTGGCGGCGTCCCTCCACCCGTCCGCGGCGGTCGGTGGCACCCCCACCGACGCGGCGGTGCGCCTGATCGAGCAGATCGAGCTGCTCGACCGCGGCCGCTACGCCGGCCCGGTCGGCTGGATCGACGCCCGGGGCGACGGCGAGTGGGGCATCGGGCTGCGGGCGGCCCAGGTCGAGGACGACGGGCGCACCGTCCGGCTGTTCGCGGGCTGCGGCATCGTCGCGGACTCCGTGCCCGCCGACGAGCTCGCGGAGTCCAACGCCAAGCTGATCCCGGTCCGCGACGCCCTCACCCCCCGCGACGACTGA